A window from Labeo rohita strain BAU-BD-2019 unplaced genomic scaffold, IGBB_LRoh.1.0 scaffold_1690, whole genome shotgun sequence encodes these proteins:
- the LOC127158767 gene encoding NLR family CARD domain-containing protein 3-like, translating to RHKDLSVDQFICSLSEERGKDSQSEMSLSQKQSVRSDSHVSSSVSVKSDRSKDGEPPKFSEKKTSSTKRFRRPDSQELHLLNFKDNLLWIFQGLESKIITFLKNELEKFKKILQEEDLQYFVKDFNENRCSIKEAALDLTLYFLREMKQDEAADTLEDELFFIHQLKCSLKEKYQCVFEGIAKQGDSTLLNNIYTDLYITQGCSEQVNTEHEVRQIEVASRRHESQEIQVECKNLFEAPEQDKQIRTVLTKGVAGIGKSVSVQKFVLDWAEGKENQDISFIFPLPFREMNLKEKEKLSLMDLITQFFPETKGLNLTRRNQKVLFILDGLDEFRLPLNFKENETLHDVSSPASLDVLLTNLIKGNLLPSALIWITTRPAAASKIPPDCIDRLTEIRGFNDAQKEEYFRKRFTDENLAKEIIDHVKQSKSLFIMCHIPVFCWISATVLQNILEEKKNNVVKNNKADDKSKILQESNTEDTPKTLTQMYTHFLHFQILQSRRKYDGEYTPDVSWDKDAILSLGKLAFHQLERNNVIFYDTDLKDCGIDVYKASVYSGMCTQIFKEETGIVLGTMYCFVHLSIQEFIAALYAHLFLDIKKKYVFDQDSTEQENKSETKIDLLKTAVDKALESDNGHLDLFLRFLLGLSLQSNQRLLQGLLTQQDGNDQIKKEIVQYIKQKFEANLSPERSINLFYCLNELNDQTLVKDIQTHLSKGSLSSADLSPAQWSALAFVLLTSEEELEEFELQKFKKSDECLIRLLAVIKTSKRALLNDCGLTDKSCSALATVLGSDTSLKELNMSNNNLQDSGVKLLCTGLENMKCHLEILR from the exons AGACACAAAGATCTCAGTGTTGATCAGTTTATCTGCAGTTTGTCAGAGGAGCGAGGAAAGGACTCTCAGTCTGAGATGAGTCTCTCACAGAAACAGAG TGTAAGATCAGACTCACATGTGtccagctctgtgtctgtgaagagtgacCGGTCAAAAGATGGTGAGCCACCAAAGttcagtgagaaaaaaacatcatctaCCAAAAG ATTCAGACGTCCAGACTCACAGGAACTACATCTCCTGAATTTCAAAGACAATCTCCTGTGGATCTTCCAG ggtcTTGAAAGCAAAATTATCACATTTCTGAAGAATGAGCTGgaaaaatttaagaaaatattacaagaagAAGACTTACAATACTTTGTGAAGGATTTTAATGAGAACAGATGCAGTATCAAAGAAGCAGCTCTTGATCTCACACTCTACTTCCTGAGAGAGATGAAGCAAGATGAAGCTGCTGATACTTTAGAAG ATGAGCTGTTCTTCATTCATCAGCTAAAATGTAGCTTAAAGGAAAAGTATCAATGTGTGTTTGAAGGAATTGCAAAGCAAGGTGACTCTACACTTCTGAATAACATCTACACAGATCTCTATATCACTCAGGGTTGTAGTGAACAGGTCAATACTGAACATGAGGTAAGACAGATTGAAGTTGCTTCCAGGCGTCATGAATCACAAGAAATACAGGTTGAATGCAAAAATTTGTTTGAAGCACCTGAACAAGACAAGCAGATCAGAACTGTACTGACAAAAGGAGTTGCTGGCATCGGAAAATCAGTCTCTGTACAGAAGTTTGTTCTGGATTGggctgaaggaaaagaaaatcaagatATCAGCTTCATATTTCCTCTTCCATTTAGAGAGATGAACTtaaaggagaaagaaaaactaAGTTTGATGGACCTTATAACTCAGTTTTTCCCTGAGACAAAAGGACTGAACCTTACAAGAAGGAACCAAAAAGTCCTGTTCATtcttgatggtttggatgaATTTCGTCTTCCTTTAAACTTTAAGGAAAATGAGACATTGCATGATGTGTCTTCACCAGCATCTCTGGATGTTCTCCTAACAAACCTCATCAAGGGAAATCTGCTTccttctgctctcatctggatcaccaccAGACCAGCAGCTGCCAGTAAGATTCCTCCTGACTGTATCGACCGGCTGACAGAGATACGAGGATTCAATGATGCACAAAAGGAGGAGTACTTCAGAAAAAGATTCACAGATGAGAATCTGGCCAAAGAAATCATTGATCATGTTAAACAATCAAAGAGTCTTTttatcatgtgccacatcccagtcttctgctggatttcagccactgttctccagaacattttggaggagaaaaaaaataatgttgtgaAAAACAATAAGGCTGATGACAAATCCAAAATACTACAGGAATCAAATACTGAAGACACTCCAAAGACTCTGacacaaatgtacacacactttcTCCACTTTCAGATCCTGCAGAGCAGACGAAAGTATGATGGAGAATATACACCAGATGTTTCCTGGGATAAAGATGCCATCCTTTCACTGGGGAAACTGGCATTTCATCAGCTGGAAAGAAACAATGTGATCTTCTATGACACAGATCTGAAAGATTGTGGTATTGATGTCTATAAGGCATCAGTGTATTCAGGCATGTGTACCCAGATCTTTAAGGAGGAAACAGGGATTGTTCTTGGTACCATGTACTGCTTCGTTCACTTGAGCATTCAAGAGTTTATTGCAGCCCTTTATGCTCATCTGTTTCTAGACATAAAGAAGAAATATGTGTTTGATCAAGATTCTACAGAACAGGAAAACAAAAGTGAAACCAAGATTGATTTGCTCAAGACTGCAGTGGACAAG GCACTAGAGAGTGATAATGGACACCTGGATCTTTTTCTTCGATTCCTCCTTGGTTTGTCACTCCAGTCCAATCAGCGACTCTTACAGGGTCTGTTGACACAGCAGGATGGAAATGACCAAATCAAAAAGGAAATAGTTCAGTACATCAAGCAGAAATTTGAAGCTAATCTGTCTCCAGAgagatccatcaatctgttctactgtctgaatgaactgaacGACCAAACTCTGGTGAAAGACATTCAGACCCACCTTAGCAAAGGAAGTCTCTCATCTGCTGATCTTTCACCTGCCCAGTGGTCTGCTTTGGCCTTTGTGTTGTTGACATCAgaggaggagctggaggagTTTGAGCTTCAGAAATTCAAGAAATCAGACGAGTGTCTCATTAGATTATTGGCAGTCATCAAAACCTCCAAAAGAGCTCT GCTAAATGATTGTGGCTTAACAGACAAAAGCTGTTCAGCTCTGGCTACAGTTCTTGGATCAGATACCAGTCTGAAAGAGCTGAACATGAGCAATAATAAtctgcaggattcaggagtgaagctgctctGCACTGGACTGGAAAATATGAAGTGTCATttggagatactgaggtaa